Genomic DNA from bacterium:
TCGGGAGCGGGGCGCTCCTTGTGGCCACCCCAGACGCCCCACGCACGGCCGGTGCAATCGGACGTGCCGGAATCCCGGCCGCCGAGATCGGCATGTTTGTCGCGCGCGATCGTCTCGTCACGCGAGACGGCGTCACCACCCCGCTGCTCCCACCGGGCAGAGACGAGTTGTGGCGGGCCCTCGGCCCGGGATGACGGCCCACATCGGCGACGCCCGTTACTGTGGTATAATGCGTCTCGACCACCATAGTGTGGGGGAGCTTGGGGAACCAGGCTGAGAGGATGGCTAACCCTGCCATCGACCCCGGAACCTGATCTGGGTAATGCCAGCGGAGGGAGACTTGAGGCGCCGCCCCGGTTCCGGGGGCGGCGTTTTGCTTGTGGCGGCCCAAGACCTTGCGATGACGGCAAAACTCGAGATCGTCGATCTGACGAAGCGGTTCCCCGCGACGCGCTCCTCGCCCGCCGGCGGAGCTGCGGGTCCAAAGGCCGGATGGCTGGAGGTCCTAAGCCGAGTCTCGCTGCACGTCGGGCAGCGGGAGTTCGTGACGCTGCTCGGGCCCAGTGGATGCGGAAAGAGCACGCTCTGTAACATCGTGGCCGGGTTGATCCCGCCGGACGGCGGGCGGGTGTTCCTGGATGGGACGCCGCTCGGCCCGCGCCGCGGTCAGGTGGCGTACATGCAGCAGAAAGACCTCCTCCTTCCGTGGCGGCGGGTGATCGACAACGCCATCCTCGGATTGGAGATCCAGGGAGTCGCCCGCCTGGAGGCTCGGGATGAAGCCCGGGACCTGCTGCGGCGGTTCGGGCTCGAGCGCTTCGAATCGTACTACCCGGCGTTGCTCTCCGGCGGCATGCGCCAGCGCGTCGCCCTGGTCCGGACGCTCCTCTGCCGCAAGGACGTCATCGTCCTCGACGAACCGTTTGGCGCCCTCGACGCGATGACCAGGGCTGCGATGCGGGGGTACCTGCTGCGGCTCGTAGAAGAGTTTGGGCGGACGATCTTGTTCATCACGCACGACATCGAGGAAGCCGTCCTCCTCTCCGACAGGATCTACGTGATGAGCGCGCGCCCCGGACGCATCCGGGCCGAGATCGCGCTCCCGCTCGTCCGTCCCCGAGACCCCGCACACGAGATCGTGGTACGCACAAAAACGGAGATCGCCGCCGTCCTTCAGGCGGAGATGGCGGAGGCGTTCGCATGAGGGCGGTGGCCTCCGAGACCCGCGACGCCGTCGCACCGCCGCGGGGGATCAAGGTCCTCTCGTCGATCGGCCCTGTGCTGGCACATGCCGGGCCCCCGGCCGTTCTGCTCGCTGCGATTTTCGGACTCTGGGAGTGGGGGGTCCGCACATTCGGCATCCCGTTCTACATCTTGCCCGCCCCCAGCCGGATCGCGACGCTCGTCGTCACGGAACGCGCGCTGCTCGCCGGCGAGGCGGCCGTCACGCTGCTCGAGATCTTCCTCGGATTCGGGATCGCGTTGGTCATGGGGATCGGGCTGGCCCTGCTCATCTTCGCGTCCCGAACGGTCGAGCGCGCGGTCTACCCGCTGGTGATCGCGAGCCAGACGGTGCCGGTGTTTGCCATCGCGCCCCTGTTGATCGTCTGGCTGGGATACGGGATGCTCTCCAAGGTGGCGATGGCCGCGCTGATCGTGTTCTTCCCGATCGTGGTCAACACCGTCGACGGTCTTCGCGCGGCCGATCCCGACATCATCAATCTGCTCCTGATCCTCGGCGCCACCCCCGCCCAGGTGCTCGTAAAACTCCGCGCCCCCGCGGCGCTGCCCTTCGTGTTCTCCGGGATCCGGATCGCCGTCGCCACCAGCGTGATCGGGGCCGTGATCGGCGAATGGGTGGGCGCCACGCAGGGCCTGGGATTCCTGATGATCCACGCGAACGCCCAACTCCATATCGACCTCGTGTTCGCGGCGATCGCGGTGCTGAGCCTGATGGCCGTGGGGCTCTTCCTCGCGGTGTCGGGCATTGAGTGGCTCGTGCTGCCGTGGCGCCGCCTCGGGGATTCGTAACGAGGGAGTCGTCGGGGCGAAGGAGGAGGAGGCATGAAGCGAGTGGGATGGATAGGCGGGGTGCTCGCCGTCGTCGCGATCATCGCCGCGGGGATGCCCGGCACGGCGGCGGCTCCGACGTCATTGGTGTTTATGCTGGACTGGTTCCCGAACCCCGATCATGTGCCCCTCTACGCCGCGCAGCAGGAGGGGTACTTTACCCAGGAAGGCGTGCGGGTCACGCTGCAGGTTCCGGCAAACACCGACGATCCCCTCAAGCTGGCAGCGGCCGGCCGGGTCGACGTCGCGGTCAACTATGAGCCCAACGTCATCCTTGCCCGCGCGCAGCGCCTCCCGGTCCGCAGCATCGGGGTCCTGATCGGCCAACCCCTGACCACCATCATGTTCCTGAAGAGTTCAGGCATCCGGTCCCCGAAAGACCTGGTGGGCCGGCACGTCGGGTTCGCCGTGACAGGGTTCGCGGACGCCATGGTCGACCAGGTGATGCGGAGCGCCGGGGCGTCGACTACGGGAGTCAAGATGGTGAACGTGGGGTTCGATCTCGTGCCGGCGCTCCTCTCGCATAAGGTCGACGCGGTCGTCGGTGCCTATCGAAATTACGAACGCGTGCAGATCGAGCTGCAGGGCCAGCCGGTCGCGATGTTCGAACCCGAACGGTATGGGGTGCCGACGTTCTACGAGCTCGTGCTGATTACCAGCGATACGGCGCTGGTCCGGCACCGGGAGGCGCTGCAGCGGTTCGTGCGGGCGGTGGGCCGAGGCATCGCGTTTACTTTGAAGAATCCCGATCGCGCCTTCGCCGCGTACGTCCGTGCCAACCCCACGATGAAGCTCGACGACGAACTGAATCGGAAATCGTTCCGTGCGACACTGCCGACGTATGCGCGGACGGAGACGCAGGCCCGCGACCGTTGGGAGCTGTTCGATCAATGGCTGGCCACGCGCAAGGTGATCCCGAGCGCGGTCCCGGTGGACGACCTGTACACGAACCTCGCGCGGTGACGGCGGTGTCTCACGAGGCGGCATCGAAGGTGAGCGCGCTTGACCGGTTCCTGACCAGCCATCAAGAGGACCTCTACGCACTCACCGAACGGCTCGTGGCGTTCGAGACGCCGTGTCCGCCCGGCCGGAACACTGAGGCCATTCAGCGGTTCCTCGCCGCGACGCTGGCGGAGTGGGGGGCGGAGGTCCAACTGTTCCCCCTGTATCCCGAAGACGCCGAGATCGTCGCGCGCCTCCCCGGAAGGGGGGGAGGGCGGGCGCTGTTGATCAACGGTCATGTGGATGTCGCCACGACGGCCCCCGGAGAGGCCTGGTCGCATCCACCGTATGCGCCCGTGCGGCGAGACGGTCGCATCTACGGACGGGGGACGGCCGATATGAAGGGCGGGATCGCGGCGGCCCTCACGGCCCTCCGCGCGTGCTTGGAAGTGGGCGAACGTCCCAGGGGCGATGTGATCGTGCACCTCGTCACCGGCGAGGAGATGGGCGAGGGAGGAACGCTCCTTGCGCTCGAGCACACCCCGCCGGTCCCGTTTGGACTCGTGCCCGAGCCGACCGCGGGCGAGCTCTCACTCGGCCAAGGCGGTGTCGTCACCGGGTGGATTACGATCCAGAGTCCCCAGACGCACCACGACGCCGTCCGCCGGCGGATGATTCATGCCGGCGGCGGGCTCGCAGGAGCCAGTGCGATCGAGAAGATGATGAAGGTGCTCGCGGCCCTCCAAGAGTTGGAACGCCACTGGGCCGTGATGAAGTCCCACCCCGGATTTCCCTCGGGAACGACCACCGTGAACCCCGCCGCGATCGAGGGCGGCCGGCATCCGGCGTTTGTCGCCGACCGGTGCGCGCTCTGGGTCACCGTCCACTTCTACCCGGGGGAGGCCGCGGAGGACGTGACCGCCGAGATCGAGCGGACGGTGCGCGCCGTCGCGGCCGCGGACCCCTGGCTGCGCAGCCACCCGCCGACGTTCCAGTGGGGAGGTCGATCGATGATCGAGGATCGCGGAGAAGTCTTCCCAGCGTTTGAGACCGACCCGGAGCATCCGGGGGTCGCCGTCCTCGAGCAGGCACACCGTGACGTGTTCGAGATCGCTCCCCCGAAGCGGATGTCCACGGGCGTCTGCGATGCGGGGTGGCTCGCGGCACGGGGCATTCCATCGGTCGTCTACGGTCCCGGTAGGTGGGAGCAGGCGCACGCCATCGACGAATACGTGGCGACCGCCGATCTCCTCGCGTTCGCCCGCGTCTACGCCCGTCTGATCCGCGTATGGTGTGGGTGATGAGCCTGTTCGCGCAATACCAGGCCCTGGCCGCTCCGATCCGCGAACGGATTACCTCTCATCCCTTCATCCGCGGACTCGGTGACGGATCGCTCTCGGAGGAGCGGTTTCAGTACTACATGCGACAGGACTACCTCTTCCTGATCGAGTACCGCCGGGTCCTGGCCCTGGCCGCCGCGCGCGCCGACGACCTGGCCGTCGCCGGCCGGTTCGCCGACCTGCTGACCCTCACGCTGAACGTCGAAATGGACCTGCACCGGCAGTTCGCGTGGAAGGCGGGGATCTCCCCGGAGGCGCTGGAGGATACCCGGCCCGCCCCGACCACACTCGCCTACACCAACCACCTCCGCCTCGTGGCCGAGACCGGGGATCTCCCGGCGATCGTCGCGGCCATTCTCCCGTGCGCCCATGGTTACTGGGAGATCGCCACCGTCCTCCGCAGCGGAGCGGGCTGGGACCGTCACCCCCTCTACGGGGATTGGATCCGGATGTACACGTCGGACGAGTACGAAGCGATGGCCGCGTGGGTGGCCGACCTGTTCGATCGGATCGTCGAGGGAGCGTCCCCGGAGCGCGAGGCCGCGCTTCGTGACGTGTATCTCAGGAGTCAACAGTACGAGTATCTGTTCTGGGAGATGTCCCAGCGAATGGAGGAGTGGCCGGTATGAGGGGGCACGCGGATCGGGATCGAGGACAGCACCTGAGACGGCTCGTGCTGGCAGCGATGTTTGCGGCGCTGGCGACGCTGCTCGGGTCACTCAGCATTCCCGTGGGGCCGGCCAAGGTCGCGCCGTTTCAGCACACCATCAACGCGATCGCCGGCATCTGGCTCGGTCCCTGGTATGCGGCCGGGGCCGCGCTCGTCACGGCGTTCCTCCGTCACAGCCTGGGATGGGGCACCTTGTTCGCGTTTCCGGGGAGCCCGTTCGGCGCGCTGGTGGTCGGCTACGCGTATCGTATAATTCGGAACGATGCGGCGGCCCTGTGCGAACCGATCGGGACCGGTCCGATCGGCGCGACGATCGCGGCAGTGTTCTTTCAGCCGCTGGTCGGCTCGCATCACACGCTGTGGTGGTTTCAAATCGCGTTCCTCTCCAGCAGCATCCCAGGGGCCATTCTCGGGTACGTGGTGGTCCGCGCGCTTCGGCGGGTTCCGGCCGCGAGCGAATGGGCCGCGCAGCCATGACGCTCGGCAGATCTGAGGAAGCCACCATGGTCCTCAAAACCGAGCGGATGCTGTGTCATCTCTGAGCTCGGCGGGTGGCAGGAGCCCTGGAAGGGCTTCCCGGGATCCTCGAGGCCCAGGTGAACCTCCACACGAAGGACGTGCGGGTGCGGTACCGCCCCGGCACAGTCACCCGCAAGGCGTTGCAAGATGCGATCGCGCGAGTAGACGTCCGCCTGCGGGCCCGCCACCGGCTGCACGTGTGGATCGCCCGACTCAGCGGGGGGTGGCACGAGACCGCCGGCCGGCCTCGCGAGGGCGGCCGCGGGTGACCAGCATCACCGCGGACCGCGCGGCGGCGCTGCTGGCCCGGGTGCGCGCACGCCATCCGCTCATCCACCACATCACCAACTTCGTCACCGCCGGAGACGTGGCCAATGTGACGCTGGCGTTGGGCGCCGCGCCGGTGATGGCCCACGCCGCGGAGGAGGTCGAGGAGATCGCCGCTCAGGCGGGCGCGGTGGTCCTCAACACCGGCACGCTCACGGTGCCCGCCGTGACCGCCATGGTGCTGGCGGGGCGCCTGGCGAACACGCGCGGGATCCCGGTCGTGCTCGACCCTGTGGGCGTCGGAGCGACGAGGTTCAGAACCGAGCAGGTCGCGCGGATCCTCAAGGACGTCCGCTGCGCGTGCATTCGCGGCAACGCGGGCGAGATCGCGGCGCTGGCGGGACGACCCGGTGGGGTTCGCGGGGTGGACGCCGCCGGACCCATTGAAGATCTCGAAGGGCTCGCGCGGCGTCTCGCCCGCACGACGGGAGGGGCGATCGCGGCGACGGGGAGCCAAGATCTGCTGACCGACGGGACGGCGACGGTGCGGATCGACAATGGGCATCGGCTGCTCGCGCGGATTACGGGGAGCGGGTGCATGGCCACCGCCGCCGTGGCCGCCGCGGCCGCGGTCGAACCGGATCCGCTCGCCGCGGCGACCGCCGGGCTCGTCTGGTTCGAAGTGGCGGCCGAGCGGGCGGCGGAGCACGCGGCCGGCCCCGGCACATTTCGAGCGGCGTTGATCGATGCCGTGGCCGCGCTCGACGGGCCGGCGATCACGTCGCGCGCCCGGATCGTCGTGGCATGACGCGGGGGGACTGGCGCGTCTACGTCATCACCGACGCCCGCCACGCGCGCGGGCGCTCCCACCGGGAGATCGCCGAAGCCGCGATCCGCGGGGGAGCCACCGCGGTGCAGCTCCGCATGAAAGAGGAACCGGCACGGGTCATCCTCGATGTCGCGCGCGGGATTGGCCCGGTGTGCCGGACGGCCGGCGTCGCGTTCATCGTGAACGACCGGCTCGATGTGGCGATGCTCGCGGGGGCGGACGGCGTCCATGTCGGCCAGGACGACCTCCCCCCAACGGACGCGCGGGCAGTGATGGGACCGCGGGCGCTGATCGGCGTCTCGGCGGCCACCGTCGAGGAAGCGATCGCCGCGGAGCGGGCGGGCGCCGACTATCTGGGCGTCGGGGCGGTGTACGGCACGGCGACCAAGTCCGATGCCGGGGCGCCCGTTGGGTTGGCGCGCGTGACCGAGATCCGCCGGGCGGTCCGTGTGCCGCTCGTGGGGATCGGCGGCATTACCGTCGAGAATGCCGCCGCGGTCATCCGGGCCGGCGCTCACGGGGTGGCGGTGATCACCGCGGTGACGCTCGCAGAGGACATGGCCGACGCAGTCCGGCGGCTCCGGGAGGCGGTGGATGGCGCGAGCGCCCGATAACTCGGTGGCAGCGGTCGGGGAATTCGCCCTGATCGATCGCCTCCGCCGGCTCGTCCCGACTCGCGGCCGAGGGGTGACGGTCGGTCTCGGCGACGATGCCGCGGTCCTGACGTTTGCCGGCCCCGTGCTGGCCACGTGCGACATTCAGGTCGAGGGGGTCCACTTCACCTGGGACCTCTGTACGCCGGAGGACGTCGGCTGGCGGGCCATAGCCGTCAACCTGAGCGACATCGCCGCCATGGGCGGCACGCCCCGATTCGTTCTCATCTCTATGGCGCTCCAGCCGACCACCCCCGTCGAGCGCGTGGAGAAGATGTATCGCGGGATCGCCGAGATCTCCGGCGCGTACGAGGTGGTCATCGCCGGCGGAAACCTCTCCTCGACTCCTGGACCGCTCGTCGTTGACGTCACCGCGCTTGGGGATGGCGGCCGCGCGCTGACCCGGGCCGGAGCGCGTCCAGGCGACGGGGTGTGGGTCACCGGCACAGTAGGCAAAGCGGCGGCCGGCCGATTTCTGGCACAGCATCCGGCCGTCCGGGTGCCCGGTCGGGAGACGCTCGTCGCCGCCTACTGCCGGCCGGCGCCTCGCGTGGACGCCGGAAGGACGCTCGGAGGGGTGAGCGATGTGAGCGCCATGATCGACACGAGCGATGGGACGGCGGGCGATCTGCTGCATC
This window encodes:
- the tenA gene encoding thiaminase II, producing MSLFAQYQALAAPIRERITSHPFIRGLGDGSLSEERFQYYMRQDYLFLIEYRRVLALAAARADDLAVAGRFADLLTLTLNVEMDLHRQFAWKAGISPEALEDTRPAPTTLAYTNHLRLVAETGDLPAIVAAILPCAHGYWEIATVLRSGAGWDRHPLYGDWIRMYTSDEYEAMAAWVADLFDRIVEGASPEREAALRDVYLRSQQYEYLFWEMSQRMEEWPV
- a CDS encoding heavy metal-associated domain-containing protein, which translates into the protein MAGALEGLPGILEAQVNLHTKDVRVRYRPGTVTRKALQDAIARVDVRLRARHRLHVWIARLSGGWHETAGRPREGGRG
- the thiM gene encoding hydroxyethylthiazole kinase, which translates into the protein MTSITADRAAALLARVRARHPLIHHITNFVTAGDVANVTLALGAAPVMAHAAEEVEEIAAQAGAVVLNTGTLTVPAVTAMVLAGRLANTRGIPVVLDPVGVGATRFRTEQVARILKDVRCACIRGNAGEIAALAGRPGGVRGVDAAGPIEDLEGLARRLARTTGGAIAATGSQDLLTDGTATVRIDNGHRLLARITGSGCMATAAVAAAAAVEPDPLAAATAGLVWFEVAAERAAEHAAGPGTFRAALIDAVAALDGPAITSRARIVVA
- the thiE gene encoding thiamine phosphate synthase, encoding MTRGDWRVYVITDARHARGRSHREIAEAAIRGGATAVQLRMKEEPARVILDVARGIGPVCRTAGVAFIVNDRLDVAMLAGADGVHVGQDDLPPTDARAVMGPRALIGVSAATVEEAIAAERAGADYLGVGAVYGTATKSDAGAPVGLARVTEIRRAVRVPLVGIGGITVENAAAVIRAGAHGVAVITAVTLAEDMADAVRRLREAVDGASAR
- a CDS encoding ABC transporter ATP-binding protein, which codes for MRRRPGSGGGVLLVAAQDLAMTAKLEIVDLTKRFPATRSSPAGGAAGPKAGWLEVLSRVSLHVGQREFVTLLGPSGCGKSTLCNIVAGLIPPDGGRVFLDGTPLGPRRGQVAYMQQKDLLLPWRRVIDNAILGLEIQGVARLEARDEARDLLRRFGLERFESYYPALLSGGMRQRVALVRTLLCRKDVIVLDEPFGALDAMTRAAMRGYLLRLVEEFGRTILFITHDIEEAVLLSDRIYVMSARPGRIRAEIALPLVRPRDPAHEIVVRTKTEIAAVLQAEMAEAFA
- the thiW gene encoding energy coupling factor transporter S component ThiW — protein: MRGHADRDRGQHLRRLVLAAMFAALATLLGSLSIPVGPAKVAPFQHTINAIAGIWLGPWYAAGAALVTAFLRHSLGWGTLFAFPGSPFGALVVGYAYRIIRNDAAALCEPIGTGPIGATIAAVFFQPLVGSHHTLWWFQIAFLSSSIPGAILGYVVVRALRRVPAASEWAAQP
- a CDS encoding ABC transporter permease, producing the protein MRAVASETRDAVAPPRGIKVLSSIGPVLAHAGPPAVLLAAIFGLWEWGVRTFGIPFYILPAPSRIATLVVTERALLAGEAAVTLLEIFLGFGIALVMGIGLALLIFASRTVERAVYPLVIASQTVPVFAIAPLLIVWLGYGMLSKVAMAALIVFFPIVVNTVDGLRAADPDIINLLLILGATPAQVLVKLRAPAALPFVFSGIRIAVATSVIGAVIGEWVGATQGLGFLMIHANAQLHIDLVFAAIAVLSLMAVGLFLAVSGIEWLVLPWRRLGDS
- a CDS encoding acetylornithine deacetylase, with the translated sequence MSALDRFLTSHQEDLYALTERLVAFETPCPPGRNTEAIQRFLAATLAEWGAEVQLFPLYPEDAEIVARLPGRGGGRALLINGHVDVATTAPGEAWSHPPYAPVRRDGRIYGRGTADMKGGIAAALTALRACLEVGERPRGDVIVHLVTGEEMGEGGTLLALEHTPPVPFGLVPEPTAGELSLGQGGVVTGWITIQSPQTHHDAVRRRMIHAGGGLAGASAIEKMMKVLAALQELERHWAVMKSHPGFPSGTTTVNPAAIEGGRHPAFVADRCALWVTVHFYPGEAAEDVTAEIERTVRAVAAADPWLRSHPPTFQWGGRSMIEDRGEVFPAFETDPEHPGVAVLEQAHRDVFEIAPPKRMSTGVCDAGWLAARGIPSVVYGPGRWEQAHAIDEYVATADLLAFARVYARLIRVWCG
- a CDS encoding ABC transporter substrate-binding protein, with the protein product MKRVGWIGGVLAVVAIIAAGMPGTAAAPTSLVFMLDWFPNPDHVPLYAAQQEGYFTQEGVRVTLQVPANTDDPLKLAAAGRVDVAVNYEPNVILARAQRLPVRSIGVLIGQPLTTIMFLKSSGIRSPKDLVGRHVGFAVTGFADAMVDQVMRSAGASTTGVKMVNVGFDLVPALLSHKVDAVVGAYRNYERVQIELQGQPVAMFEPERYGVPTFYELVLITSDTALVRHREALQRFVRAVGRGIAFTLKNPDRAFAAYVRANPTMKLDDELNRKSFRATLPTYARTETQARDRWELFDQWLATRKVIPSAVPVDDLYTNLAR
- the thiL gene encoding thiamine-phosphate kinase; the encoded protein is MARAPDNSVAAVGEFALIDRLRRLVPTRGRGVTVGLGDDAAVLTFAGPVLATCDIQVEGVHFTWDLCTPEDVGWRAIAVNLSDIAAMGGTPRFVLISMALQPTTPVERVEKMYRGIAEISGAYEVVIAGGNLSSTPGPLVVDVTALGDGGRALTRAGARPGDGVWVTGTVGKAAAGRFLAQHPAVRVPGRETLVAAYCRPAPRVDAGRTLGGVSDVSAMIDTSDGTAGDLLHLAEASGVGVRLEIDRLPAPPGLAEAAHEAGKDPEAWTLAGGEDYELLFTAGAAFDTQAAGLAARLMIPLTRIGEILVAAEGCWISERGDRRRPLVAQGWDHFPRGR